In candidate division KSB1 bacterium, the DNA window AAAATTAGGAAACCGATTCTAGTTCAAGCAAGTGACCTGTTTTAACGAATATTATTGTTTCTTCTTCAACGAATGGGAAATGTGTCGATAAATGAGGGCTTCTAATCCATGTTCCTTTTGGATAGCGACCATGTTCATCAATAAACTCACCCTTTAAAACAAAAATTTCTTCTCCACCATGGTGACTATGGTCTAAAAATCTCGCGCCCTTCGGCCACTTCACAAGGGCCGCATTTTCTGTTAGCGGCTTTACTTCAAGGTCTCCATAACCCGGATGCCAGCTTGTTTTGTTGGTATCAATTACTACTTGCTTTTTATCTTTAAGGTCCATTTGATTTAACTTAACAAATATCTTGCACCCCTTTTTGCTAAATGGTGCATGTGAAGTTCCAGGGGGATTTCTAATATATGTTCCTGCTGGATAATCTCCATTTTCGTCTGAAAAAATCCCCTCTAATACAAATATTTCTTCACCAAGTGGGTGAGAGTGACTCTGGAAAGCTGCACCAGCAATGTATTCAACAATTGAAGTTGTTCGTCCTGATTCTGCGTCTTCTCTTTCAAGTGGAATTCTATTTACTCCACCTGCAGGAGAACTTATAAAGATTTCCTTAGTCGTATTTATCATCACTTTCTTAGATAAATCCATATTGTAGTTTTCCATGTTAATCTCCGATTTTATTTAAATATTATAATGATGGTCCGCTAATTACCACCTGGTTTAAGTTAGAGTAGCCCCGAGAGGAATCGAACCTCTATCTAAACTTTAGGAGGCGTCTATTGCTGCAAATGTAGACAATTCCTATGGGACAAAGGTAA includes these proteins:
- a CDS encoding cupin domain-containing protein; its protein translation is MENYNMDLSKKVMINTTKEIFISSPAGGVNRIPLEREDAESGRTTSIVEYIAGAAFQSHSHPLGEEIFVLEGIFSDENGDYPAGTYIRNPPGTSHAPFSKKGCKIFVKLNQMDLKDKKQVVIDTNKTSWHPGYGDLEVKPLTENAALVKWPKGARFLDHSHHGGEEIFVLKGEFIDEHGRYPKGTWIRSPHLSTHFPFVEEETIIFVKTGHLLELESVS